The nucleotide window TCCACGGGAGGTGAGGTCCGTGCTGTATTATTAGGCTCCAAGTCTGAACAAAGTGCTAAGGAGGCAATTGCATGCGGGGCGAATATAGCATACACCGTTGATAAACTGTTGCTCGCAGAATACGATGTAGAATTATATGTGAATTGTCTCTGCCATGTGTTCGAACAAACGGATGCCGATACGATGATAGTTTCGTTTGACCGGATGGGGAAGGATCTGGTTGGCAGGCTGGCAGCCCGCCTAAACGCATCTGCTATTACAGAGGTAGTCGATTTCAAAACTGATTGCGAAAAACTAACATGGATTCGCCCTATTTATGGTGATAAAGCGTTTGGTGAATATCAGACAACCCGTTCAAAGGTAGTAGTAGGGCTACGTCAAAAGAGTCAAAATGTGACTAAATTCACTGAGCATCATGGTGGGGAAATCATTCCACTTGAATATGCTGCAACGGAGGAGGAAATGGTGATCAAGCTTGTTGTGAAAATCCAGGCTGCACTTTCAGATGTCCGTCTTGAAGATGCTCGGATTATTGTTTCCGGAGGACGTGGTCTTGGTGGTCCTGAAGGATTTAGCGAACTTCAAACTCTAGCAAGTCTGCTTGGTGGTACTGTTGGGGCATCACGTGCGGCCTGTGACGCGGGATGGGTTCCTGCAAACCTCCAGGTAGGGCAAACTGGGGCCGTTGTCGCACCAGACCTCTATATTGCCGTCGGTATTTCCGGGGCAAGTCAGCATCTGGCGGGCATCACAAATGCAAAGACCGTTGTTGCTATTAATACTGATCCGGAGTCTCCAATTTTTAAACGTGCTAATATCGGGGTAGTTGCTGACTGCAGGACAGTAATACCAGCATTAACGGAAAAACTAAGAAAGGTGCTTCTTTAGGAATGCCATCAAAAGCACTTTATCATAATGACAGGTAAAGAAACCCACATTTTTAAATGGGGTTCTTTATTTGTGCGACAGGCAGTCGTACCTTGTGCAGTAGAACTGCACTGAATGAGTTGTTAAAGGTTGGAGTACGTTATTGCGATAAACACGGCTCCCGAATCCTAGAAGACTCGTTTTCCCGAAGGTGAAAATCCTTCCACTAGAGTGCTGATACAACTAGTGAAGACTAATCTAGGGCATCACCGTGAGGTGATGTCTGAAGGAGATGCGGACAATCGAGAGACCCGCAGTCGGATAAGCAGACCCAAATGCAATAAGTGTGAAGCACGGCGGCAGGGTAAGTTGGCGACTATGCGAATATAATGGGAAGCCCACTATAACATTAGTGGTCTCTATACCAATGAATCAGCCGGATAGAGGCAATTTATCAAGTGATGGTGCTGGGTATGTTTAGAAGGAAGGTGCGATGACCCCGTGAGGTCTCCATTCCAACCCAAAGGGACATCTACCTATAAGGGTAATCCGAAATGCTAGATGTGAATGGAGAAGTCAGACGTTCTCATAGTACGGAAGTAGTGTATGGACTAAACCATGCATGAACGGAAGGGGAACGACCTTGTGGCTCCACATCTGTAAAGATGTGTAATGTTAACAGAAAACGATACCTCGGTATAAACGAACTGAATGTACACAATGAAGGGTGCGGAATATGTAATGAATCATACGTTAAAATTCAAATGGCATAGTATTTATGGACAAATACTTTTCGACAGAAGGCTAAAAGCTGCTTGGGAAAAGGTAGAAGCCAACAACGGGTCAGGTGGTATTGATGGCGAAACAATTGACAGCTATAGATATCACTTAGATGAAAATCTGGACTCGCTTCTACAGAGACTGAGAAATAAAGAGTATAAGCCGTCACCAGTAAGAAGACATTATATTCCTAAGAAAAATGGCAAAAAGCGACCCTTAGGCATTCCGAATATTGAAGATAGAATTGTCCAACAGGCAATAGTAAATGTACTTCAGCCGAAATTCGAAAGGGATATCTTTCACAAATGGTCATGTGGATACAGACCAAATGTTGGTGCAGAACGTGTCCTGCAAATAATCATGGCGAATATCGAACAAGGATATAATTACATCTTCGATGCAGATATTAAAGGCTTTTTCGATAATATCCCACATAAGAAGCTGATGAGAGTATTAAATAAATACATCGCAGATGGTACAGTGTTAGATATGATTTGGTTGTGGCTAAAAGCTGGTTATATGGAAGAAGGTAAATTTCACTCAACAGATACCGGCACTCCGCAAGGAGGGGTTATTTCTCCGTTACTAGCGAACGTATATTTAAATGAACTTGATTGGATCTGGGCTGAAAACAATATTCGTTTTGTAAGATTCGCCGATGACTTTTTGTTATTCGCAAAAACCAAAGAAGACATAAAGAGAGCGGCAGATATTACGAAAAGGAAATTAGCCGAACTTGGGTTGGAACTTGCAACGGAGAAAACAAAATTTGTAAACTTCGATGATGATGACTTTGACTTTATGGGATTCACTTTCGAACACTGGAGAAAACGCAAGAAGGATGGTAAGCCATACTATATAGCTAAACCGAAAGAATCAACTTGGAATGATTTTCGCCAGAAAATCAAAGTCAAGACGAAGAAAACACTCACTCTGAGTAAGGAAAAGTGGATTGAGTATGTTAACCCAGTGATTCGAGGAAAAGTAAACTATTTTCTCAATATTTATAAAGCAATTAAGGCAAATGAAGAACACGGATTTAACAGTTCATGCTTCTTTAAAGCATTTGGGAAAGAACTACTTGCGATAGATGGCTATATTCGACAAAGGTTAAGAGTAGCCATGATTCACAAACACCCTAGCCAAAGAAAAGGTCATGCGATGAAAACAAAATGGAATAATGAGTTCTTTGCTATTATTGGACTTATCCCTTCATACTGGTATTACTACCACAAGATATATGGCTTTTCTCTAGAAAGTTACATTCTTCGAATGAAAGAAAAGCAAAAGAAAGAACAGGAAAGACGAATCCTAAAGGCAAAAGAAAAGGGTCAAGAGTATTATACTCCTGACCGTGTCCGCAAAATGAAATATGCTCAAAGATTGGCAACGTATTGACCATTTGTAACACATTGGTAAGCCGTATGCCTTAATAGGGCACGTACGGTTTGATAAGGGGGAAGCCTCGAAAGAGGTTTCCCTACTTTATTTTTTTTTTGGAGATATTTAACGTTTAATTCTCTGAAAAGTTTGATACTATAAAAATATAAAAAAACTCTTCTGAAGATAGAAAGGAGCCATAAAATGGTTGTGCAGCTTGAAAATGTCTCATTAAAACGTGATGGAAAGTGGATTTTACAGGATATCAATTGGAAAATCCAAAAAGGGGAAAATTGGGCTTTGTTCGGCTTAAATGGCTCTGGAAAGACCGCAATATTAAATTTACTAAATGCCTACAACTTCCCGACTAAAGGGAAAATAGCGATTTTAGGAATGGAATTTGGGAAAACATATCTTGGGGAAAAACTTCGAAAACGGATTGGCTTTGTATCATCCTCGCTGCAAGAGAGGTTTTATCCAGGTGATAACGCATTTGAGGTGGTTTTAAGTGGTGCCTTTGCCTCTATAGGATTGTATGAAAAACCAACAGATCAAATTAGGAGTAAGGCAGTAAGCCTGCTTCAGAACCTTGGATGCATGGAATATGCAAACAGAAATTATGAAACGTTGTCTCAAGGGGAAAAACAACGTGTCTTAATAGCAAGGGCTTTAATGCCGGATCCATCACTGCTAATTCTTGACGAGCCTACAAACGGACTTGATTTTATTGCACGCGAGCGGTTGTTAGAGTCCATTGACAGAATGGCAAAAAGCCCTGGTGCACCCACATTGATTTACGTCACGCACCACGTTGAAGAAATATTACCTGTTTTTAATAAAACATTATTACTGAAAGAGGGACAAGTTTTTTCGAAGGGAAATACAAAGACCATGATAGCAAGCGAACAGTTGAGTTCATACTTTGATCTTCCTGTTCAAGTTTTCTGGGAAAATAATCGGCCAATGCTATCAAAACTTCAAACAATAGAACAATAAAGACAAAAAGGGACTTCCATTGAAGTCCTTTTTACATGGTGCCTGACACCATTTCTACTCCTACCATTGTGCAAATAGTGCTCTTGCTACCCTCTACCCTCTATCAATGTGATTTTTCAAGGGCTAGTTTTAGACCAAAGCCGAGTAGGGCTATCCCGGTTATTCCTTGAACAACTTTTTGAGTGGACGGCTTTTTCATAAATGCGCTGATTTGATTAATTAAATAGATAAATAGAATGAACCAAAAAAGCGTAAGCACTGTATAGGTGATGCCCATAATTAGAAAGGGAAAAAAGGTGTCACTCCCTCTGTCCACAAATTGCGGTAAAAAGGTTAAAAAGAAGATGGCAACCTTTGGATTCAGGAGATTGGTGAGAAACCCTTGACGGAAACATGATTTTTTTCCGTATTTATTTTCCCCATTTGTGTCAACACTCGCCGCCACTTCGCCGCTTCTTAAGGACCACAATGTTTTAAAGCCAATGTACGCTAAATAAATAGCACCGGCATATTTAAAAATAGAAAATAATAATGCTGATTTTACAATAATAGCAGAAAGACCGACAACGGCTGCAAAGGTGTGAATCAATAAAGCGCAACACGTTCCAAAAAGGGTCTTCATGCCGCCAGACCTGCCGACGGTAAGTGTATTTTTAGTAGTCATCGCGGTATCCGGGCCAGGTAAAATGATGAGAAGAATACACATCAGGATAAATAAGTAAAAATGCTGCATAAGCACAACCTCCTTCGGATTATTCTGAAAACTCCGTTTTTATTAATTTAACATATATGGAATCGTTCGTGTAGATAAAGAAGGTTTTTTAACAAATAAAAATAGAAGTACGGATGTGAAAAATAATTAGTATAGTTCGTTAAGAGATTCATGACAAGTTTATGAATCTTTTTATATGGAAAGATAAATCGTGAACAACTTCACAGATAAACCAATGATAGAGGGA belongs to Neobacillus sp. OS1-2 and includes:
- a CDS encoding ABC transporter ATP-binding protein, with protein sequence MVVQLENVSLKRDGKWILQDINWKIQKGENWALFGLNGSGKTAILNLLNAYNFPTKGKIAILGMEFGKTYLGEKLRKRIGFVSSSLQERFYPGDNAFEVVLSGAFASIGLYEKPTDQIRSKAVSLLQNLGCMEYANRNYETLSQGEKQRVLIARALMPDPSLLILDEPTNGLDFIARERLLESIDRMAKSPGAPTLIYVTHHVEEILPVFNKTLLLKEGQVFSKGNTKTMIASEQLSSYFDLPVQVFWENNRPMLSKLQTIEQ
- a CDS encoding electron transfer flavoprotein subunit alpha/FixB family protein, translating into MSNILVFTHQQGESLTPGGREAVVFSSRLASSTGGEVRAVLLGSKSEQSAKEAIACGANIAYTVDKLLLAEYDVELYVNCLCHVFEQTDADTMIVSFDRMGKDLVGRLAARLNASAITEVVDFKTDCEKLTWIRPIYGDKAFGEYQTTRSKVVVGLRQKSQNVTKFTEHHGGEIIPLEYAATEEEMVIKLVVKIQAALSDVRLEDARIIVSGGRGLGGPEGFSELQTLASLLGGTVGASRAACDAGWVPANLQVGQTGAVVAPDLYIAVGISGASQHLAGITNAKTVVAINTDPESPIFKRANIGVVADCRTVIPALTEKLRKVLL
- a CDS encoding LysE family translocator encodes the protein MQHFYLFILMCILLIILPGPDTAMTTKNTLTVGRSGGMKTLFGTCCALLIHTFAAVVGLSAIIVKSALLFSIFKYAGAIYLAYIGFKTLWSLRSGEVAASVDTNGENKYGKKSCFRQGFLTNLLNPKVAIFFLTFLPQFVDRGSDTFFPFLIMGITYTVLTLFWFILFIYLINQISAFMKKPSTQKVVQGITGIALLGFGLKLALEKSH
- the ltrA gene encoding group II intron reverse transcriptase/maturase; this encodes MNHTLKFKWHSIYGQILFDRRLKAAWEKVEANNGSGGIDGETIDSYRYHLDENLDSLLQRLRNKEYKPSPVRRHYIPKKNGKKRPLGIPNIEDRIVQQAIVNVLQPKFERDIFHKWSCGYRPNVGAERVLQIIMANIEQGYNYIFDADIKGFFDNIPHKKLMRVLNKYIADGTVLDMIWLWLKAGYMEEGKFHSTDTGTPQGGVISPLLANVYLNELDWIWAENNIRFVRFADDFLLFAKTKEDIKRAADITKRKLAELGLELATEKTKFVNFDDDDFDFMGFTFEHWRKRKKDGKPYYIAKPKESTWNDFRQKIKVKTKKTLTLSKEKWIEYVNPVIRGKVNYFLNIYKAIKANEEHGFNSSCFFKAFGKELLAIDGYIRQRLRVAMIHKHPSQRKGHAMKTKWNNEFFAIIGLIPSYWYYYHKIYGFSLESYILRMKEKQKKEQERRILKAKEKGQEYYTPDRVRKMKYAQRLATY